The Candidatus Reconcilbacillus cellulovorans region AACATCGGCAGCTCGACATTGCGAAGCACAGTCTGTCGGGGGAGAAGATTAAAGTTCTGAAAAACGAACCCGATTTTCCGATTGCGAACCCGGGCGAGTTCCTCCTCGGTCAAGCCGTGCACCTCCCGGCCGTCCAGCAGGTAAACGCCCGAAGTCGGCGTATCGAGGCAGCCGAGAATGTTCATCAACGTCGACTTGCCCGACCCGGACGGGCCCATGATCGCGACGAACTCGCCTTTTTCCACGCTTAGATCGATCGACTTGAGCGCCTGCACTTCGACCGATCCCGTGCGATACGTCTTTGTCACGCCTTCCAGTCGGATCATCGCACCTTCACCTTCCGGCCGTCGCGCACGCCGGCCGAAGGCTCGGCGACAATCCGCTCACCGGCGGTCAATCCTTCCAAAATCTCGACATACCGGTCGTCTTCCCTACCGGTCTTCACCTCGACCTGCCGAGCGACGCCGTTATCGACACGAAACACGAATGCCTTGTCGCCTTCCCGGCGTACCGCGGCGACCGGTGCTAGCACCCGCTCCTCGCCCGGCAGCCGGATTTCCAGCGTCGCGCGATAGCCCGGGCGCAAATCGGCACCGACGGCCGAAAGCAGGGCGCGCACCTCCACGACCGGGTCGCCTCCGCCCGCGCCAGCACCGCCTTCGGCCGGTTTGGCGAAAGGCGCCACATACGTCAGTTTCGCCGAATATGAGCCCGAGAAAGCGTCGCCCGTCACGATCGCCTCCATTCCCGGCCGCAGCTTGCCGGCATCGAGCTCACCGACTTTTGCACGAACTTCCAATGATTTGACACTGATCACCGTCACGGCGGGAGCCCCTTGCGCCACCGCCTGTCCCTCGCGGACGGCGACCTGTGCGACGACGCCGTCGCCGGCGGCAACGACTTCCCGTTTGGCAAGTTTCTCGCGAAGCGACGCGACGAGATCTTGTTGGTTGCGCACGCGTAAGTCGTACGACGAAACGTCCGCCTTCGCCTTCGTCGCCTCCGAGACCGTACCGGTTTCTTCCAGTTCCCGCTGCATCGCCTCGATCGCTTGTTCGCGGGCCTGGTCGCGCTCGCGGATCAGCAGCTGAAGATTCGTCTCTTCCGCCTTCAACTGACGCTCGAGTTCGGAAAAATCGAGCTCGAACAGCTTGTCGCCGGCTCGCACGGCGTCGCCTTCGCGGACATAAACGCGGCCGACGACGGCATTGGCGGGCGCGTAATGCTCGAACCTCTCGGCGGGCTCCAACGTGCCGCTCGCGAACACCGACTCCTGAATCGCGCCCTTCGTCGTTTCGACGAGCGTCACCTCGGCCTGCCGCCCGGTGCGCGCGACGACGATCGAGGCGAACAACACCACCGCAACGACGAGAGCTGCCGCCCAAATCCCTTTTTTCATGCGGCAAGACCCCCCGCTTTTTTTCAACCGTTCAAGCCGGCCAACGTCAGCAAAACCCAGACGATCACCAGCCACATCGCGATACGCGCAGGCGGACGCCTCATCATCACAGCGGCGCCGAACACCCCGACCACCAGACTCCAAATGTAAAACGGATCCGCCAACGCGGCAATCCGACGGAGAAAACCGGCGCTTTCGTCCAGCAGCGCGGCGCCGTTCAACATCATCTCGCGCACGTCGTCCGCCCCCGTCGCACGGACGAGGATACCGACCAGAAGCTGCCCAATCACCACCGGCAAATAGGAATACAAATACACTTTGACCAGTTGCATGTACTTTGCTTCGCCCCGGACGACCCAATTGACCAGCATCAGAATCAGACCGCCGAAAAAGATGGCGACGATCACGCCGACCGTAGGGATCAAATACCGCTGCAGGGAAAAAATCAGTTCAAACTGCTCACGGGTAGCCCCCTGCGACGAAGCCGCCTTCCAGGCTTCCTCCTTGATCGCGCGAAACCCTGGTTCCATCAGCCATACAGCGAGCAACATGAGCGCCATCGTGACGACGAGCGGCCAAATCCAGCCGCCCTTGCGGTCGCGCACCGCCTGGAACGCGCGGGTCGGCGATACGGATGCCAGCATGAACTCTTTCATGGGTACCGATTCTCCTTTTCTCCCGTAAAATGAAGACCGACACGTCCATATGTACCATAAATCTTTCGCCCGGTCCAGTTTTTTTCTACGTTCCGGCGGCGAAAAAGTTGCGCCCACATATTTTCACCGCCCGGCGAATAAGATAAGGTTACCGGTGCTCACGGATTCGCACGGAAAGGACGGTAAGTCCGCCGCCATGCACACGATCTGGAAAGGCGCCATCAGCTTCGGGCTCGTCAATATTCCGGTCAACCTGTTTGCGGCGACGGAAGACAGGGACGTTCCGCTGCGCATGATTCACAAGACGTGCGGAACGCCGATCAACTATGCGCGCAAATGCCGGCATTGCGACGCCGAAGTGCCCGCGGACGACATCGTCAAAGGCTACGAATACGAGCCGGGACGCTTCGTGCTTTTGGAAAACGAAGAGCTGGAACAATTATCTGAAGCTTCCCGCGAAATCCGGATTCTGGACTTCGTCGACCTGGCGGAAATCGACCCGATCTATTTCCAGAAAACGTATTACCTATCTCCCGGGCCGACCGGTGCGTCCGCCTACCGCCTGCTGACGAAAGCCATGTCGGACAGCGGCAAAATCGGCGTCGCCAAAGTGTCGATCCGCACGAAATCGAGCCTGGCCGCCATCCGCGTGATCGGCCGCGGGCTGGCGCTGGAGACGATGCATTTCCCCGACGAGATCCGCCCGATCGCACAGGTCCCGAACCTTCCCGAACCGGCCGAAGTGAACGAACGCGAGCTTGTCATGGCGAAAATGCTGATCGAGCAGCTGTCGTCGCCGTTCGAGCCGGAAAAATATACGGACGACTATCGGGCGCGCCTGACGGAGCTGATCGACCGCAAGCGCGCGGGGCAAGACATCCGCGTTGCACCGGAGCCGAAGCGCGAAAACGTCATCGACTTGATGGCGGCGCTGGAAGCAAGCCTAGAGGCGATAGGCCGGCAGCGCGGCCGGCAACGGCAGACAGTCGCCAAACCGGCCGGCCCCGCCGAGAATGCCGGCGCCCCGTCCGGCAGTCCCGCAGGCCGAGCCGAGGGAACGGCCGCCGGTACAGCCACCGGTGCAGGCGCGGACGCGGACAAACGCCGGACGGGAGGCGCCCGCCGGAAACGCGCAAAAGAACCCGCGACCTAAAGCCCCGCCATGACCGCCCGGACGAACGATCCGGAAGACCGCGCTTCCGGCACGCCCGCGCGCGCGCCCGTCCCGCCCCGCGAACCGATGGCGCCGATCCCTTGCGACGAGTTGCCGTCCGGTCCCGACTGGGCTTATCAGCTCAAATGGGACGGCGTACGCCTGCTCGCCGTCACCGGCGGCGGCGCGGTGCGGCTGTTTTCCCGTCGCGGCCGCGACAAGACGAACGTCTACCCGGAGCTGCGCGAAGCGCTCTCCGCTCTGCCGCACACGGTGCTGCTCGACGGGGAAGCCGTCGTGTTCGACCCC contains the following coding sequences:
- a CDS encoding Ku protein; its protein translation is MHTIWKGAISFGLVNIPVNLFAATEDRDVPLRMIHKTCGTPINYARKCRHCDAEVPADDIVKGYEYEPGRFVLLENEELEQLSEASREIRILDFVDLAEIDPIYFQKTYYLSPGPTGASAYRLLTKAMSDSGKIGVAKVSIRTKSSLAAIRVIGRGLALETMHFPDEIRPIAQVPNLPEPAEVNERELVMAKMLIEQLSSPFEPEKYTDDYRARLTELIDRKRAGQDIRVAPEPKRENVIDLMAALEASLEAIGRQRGRQRQTVAKPAGPAENAGAPSGSPAGRAEGTAAGTATGAGADADKRRTGGARRKRAKEPAT